Proteins encoded by one window of Pseudomonas sp. PSKL.D1:
- the dadR gene encoding transcriptional regulator DadR, whose amino-acid sequence MRTQHQSKRELDKIDRNILRILQNDGRISFTELGEKVGLSTTPCTERVRRLEREGIIMGYNARLNPQHLKGSLLVFVEISLDYKSGDTFEEFRRAVLKLPHVLECHLVSGDFDYLVKARISEMASYRKLLGDILLKLPHVRESKSYIVMEEVKESLCLPIPD is encoded by the coding sequence ATGAGAACCCAGCACCAGAGCAAGCGTGAACTGGACAAGATCGACCGCAATATCCTGCGGATCCTGCAGAATGACGGGCGTATCTCGTTCACTGAACTGGGCGAGAAAGTCGGGTTGTCCACTACCCCTTGCACCGAGCGGGTCCGCCGCCTGGAGCGCGAAGGCATCATCATGGGCTACAACGCCCGGCTCAATCCGCAGCACTTGAAGGGCAGCCTGCTGGTGTTTGTGGAAATCAGCCTCGATTACAAGTCGGGCGATACCTTCGAGGAGTTCCGCCGCGCGGTGCTCAAGCTGCCGCATGTGCTGGAGTGCCATTTGGTATCGGGCGATTTCGACTACTTGGTAAAGGCGCGGATTTCGGAAATGGCGTCATACCGCAAGCTGCTGGGCGACATCCTGCTCAAGCTGCCGCACGTGCGCGAATCGAAGAGCTACATCGTGATGGAAGAGGTGAAAGAGAGCCTCTGCCTGCCCATCCCGGACTGA
- a CDS encoding YkgJ family cysteine cluster protein, whose amino-acid sequence MSCSFHKTQFLRELIPSFECEPGCHDCCGPVTASAEEMARLPRKTRAEQDAALERLDCVHLGPDGCTVYGERPLICRLFGTTPKLACPRGRGPQQMIEPATEQLVHQLIASTRQVLV is encoded by the coding sequence ATGTCCTGCAGCTTCCATAAGACCCAGTTCCTGCGCGAACTCATCCCATCATTCGAATGTGAGCCCGGCTGCCACGATTGCTGTGGCCCCGTGACTGCTTCGGCAGAGGAAATGGCTCGCCTGCCGCGCAAAACCCGGGCTGAACAGGATGCCGCGCTGGAGCGACTCGACTGTGTGCACCTGGGGCCTGATGGTTGCACGGTTTACGGTGAGCGGCCGTTGATTTGCCGGCTGTTTGGCACAACCCCGAAGCTGGCCTGCCCGCGCGGGCGAGGGCCTCAACAGATGATTGAGCCCGCCACCGAACAGTTGGTCCACCAACTGATTGCCAGTACGCGCCAGGTGTTGGTCTAG
- a CDS encoding c-type cytochrome, with the protein MLAVPAAVFALWALHATAATNDDIAKRLEPVGQVCVQGQECKGMEVVASAGGGGAKTPDEIIAKHCNACHGSGLLGAPKIGDTAAWKERADHQGGLDGILAKAITGINAMPPKGTCADCSDDDLKGAIKKMSGL; encoded by the coding sequence ATGCTGGCCGTACCAGCCGCCGTATTCGCCCTCTGGGCACTCCATGCAACTGCTGCAACCAACGACGACATCGCCAAGCGCCTTGAGCCGGTCGGCCAGGTGTGCGTGCAAGGCCAGGAATGCAAGGGCATGGAAGTGGTTGCCTCGGCGGGTGGCGGTGGTGCAAAGACGCCGGATGAAATCATCGCCAAGCATTGCAACGCCTGCCATGGCAGCGGGCTGCTGGGTGCGCCGAAGATCGGTGACACGGCGGCGTGGAAGGAGCGTGCCGACCATCAGGGCGGCCTGGACGGCATCCTGGCCAAGGCCATTACCGGCATCAATGCGATGCCGCCGAAGGGCACCTGTGCCGATTGTTCGGATGATGATCTGAAAGGGGCGATCAAGAAAATGTCGGGGTTGTAA
- a CDS encoding NAD(P)/FAD-dependent oxidoreductase encodes MIHSAQHAASYYAASSAQHPDHPFLQGEHSADVCIVGGGYSGLNTAIELAERGLSVILLEARKLGWGASGRNGGQLIRGVGHGLEQFLPVIGEEGVRSMKLMGLEAVEIVRDRIERHAIDCDLTWGYCDLANKPGELEGFAEDAEELRSLGYQHELRLVQKEDIHSVVGSDRYVGGLIDMGSGHLHPLNLALGEAAVASRLGVRLFEQSEVTRIEYGPQVKVHTAQGQVRAQTLVLCCNAYHNGLNRELGGKVLPAGSYIIATEPLGEERARQLLPQNMAVCDQRVALDYYRLSADHRLLFGGACHYSGRDPQDIAAYMRPKMLKVFPQLADVRINYQWGGMIGIGANRLPQIGRLASQPNVYYAQAYSGHGLNATHLAARLLGEAISGQQSGRFDLFAKVPHITFPGGKHLRSPLLALGMLWHRLKELV; translated from the coding sequence ATGATTCACAGCGCGCAGCACGCCGCCTCCTATTACGCCGCCAGCAGCGCGCAGCACCCTGATCATCCTTTTCTGCAGGGCGAACACAGTGCCGATGTGTGCATTGTCGGCGGCGGCTATTCCGGCCTGAACACGGCCATTGAACTGGCCGAGCGAGGCCTGTCGGTCATTTTGCTCGAGGCCCGCAAACTAGGCTGGGGCGCCAGCGGCCGTAACGGTGGCCAACTGATCCGCGGCGTCGGCCATGGCCTGGAGCAGTTTCTACCGGTCATTGGTGAAGAGGGCGTACGCAGCATGAAGCTGATGGGGCTTGAGGCTGTTGAGATCGTCCGCGACCGCATCGAGCGCCATGCCATTGACTGCGATCTGACCTGGGGCTATTGCGACCTGGCCAACAAGCCCGGCGAGCTCGAAGGCTTTGCCGAGGATGCCGAAGAACTGCGCAGCCTGGGCTACCAGCACGAACTGCGCCTGGTGCAAAAGGAAGATATCCACAGCGTGGTGGGTTCGGACCGCTATGTCGGGGGCCTGATCGACATGGGCTCCGGGCACCTGCACCCTCTCAACCTGGCACTGGGTGAAGCGGCCGTGGCCAGCCGCCTGGGTGTACGGCTGTTTGAACAGTCGGAAGTCACACGGATTGAATACGGCCCGCAGGTCAAAGTGCACACTGCGCAAGGCCAAGTGCGCGCACAGACCCTGGTGCTGTGCTGCAACGCGTATCACAACGGCCTGAACCGTGAGTTGGGCGGCAAGGTGCTACCTGCCGGCAGCTACATCATCGCCACCGAGCCCTTGGGCGAAGAGCGTGCACGCCAACTGTTGCCACAGAACATGGCGGTTTGTGACCAGCGAGTGGCACTGGACTACTATCGCCTGTCCGCCGACCACCGCCTGCTGTTCGGCGGCGCATGCCACTATTCGGGCCGCGACCCGCAAGACATTGCCGCCTACATGCGGCCCAAAATGCTGAAGGTTTTCCCACAGTTGGCCGACGTGCGTATCAACTACCAATGGGGTGGCATGATCGGCATCGGCGCCAACCGCTTGCCGCAAATAGGCCGCCTGGCCAGCCAGCCGAATGTCTATTACGCCCAGGCGTACTCGGGTCACGGCCTGAATGCCACGCATCTGGCCGCCCGCCTGCTGGGAGAGGCGATCAGCGGCCAGCAAAGCGGGCGTTTTGACTTGTTTGCCAAAGTGCCACACATCACCTTCCCGGGTGGCAAACACTTACGCTCGCCGTTGCTGGCGCTGGGGATGCTCTGGCATCGGCTCAAAGAGTTGGTCTGA
- the dadA gene encoding D-amino acid dehydrogenase: MRVLVLGSGVIGTASAYYLARQGFEVTVVDRQPAVAMETSFANAGQISPGYASPWAAPGVPLKAIKWLLERHAPLAIKLTGDVDQYLWMAQMLRNCTASRYAVNKERMVRLSEYSRDCLDELRAETGIAYESRTLGTTQLFRTQAQVDAAAKDIAVLEQSGVPYELLDRDGIARVEPALAGVKDILAGALRLPNDQTGDCQLFTTKLADMAVKLGVEFRFGQDIQRLDFAGDRINGVWIDGKLETADRYVLALGSYSPQMLKPLGIKAPVYPLKGYSLTVPITNADMAPTSTILDETYKVAITRFDNRIRVGGMAEIAGFDLSLNPRRRETLEMIVNDLYPRGGDLSQASFWTGLRPATPDGTPIVGATKFRNLYLNTGHGTLGWTMACGSGRLLADLIARKKPQISAEGLDISRYGNSREVAKHGQTAPVHQQ; the protein is encoded by the coding sequence ATGCGAGTTCTGGTGCTTGGTAGTGGTGTGATCGGTACCGCCAGTGCCTATTACCTGGCCCGGCAAGGCTTTGAAGTGACCGTGGTTGACCGCCAGCCGGCGGTGGCCATGGAGACCAGCTTCGCCAACGCGGGCCAGATCTCGCCCGGGTACGCCTCGCCCTGGGCTGCCCCCGGTGTACCGCTCAAAGCCATCAAGTGGCTGCTGGAGCGCCACGCGCCTTTGGCCATCAAGCTGACCGGCGATGTTGACCAGTACCTGTGGATGGCGCAGATGCTGCGTAATTGCACTGCAAGCCGTTATGCGGTGAACAAGGAGCGCATGGTGCGCTTGTCCGAGTACAGCCGTGATTGCCTGGACGAGCTGCGCGCGGAAACCGGCATTGCCTACGAAAGCCGTACCTTGGGCACCACTCAATTGTTCCGCACCCAGGCCCAGGTAGACGCAGCGGCCAAGGACATCGCCGTGCTCGAACAGTCCGGGGTGCCTTACGAACTGCTCGACCGCGATGGCATTGCTCGCGTTGAACCCGCGCTGGCGGGCGTCAAGGATATCCTGGCGGGCGCTCTGCGCCTGCCAAACGACCAGACAGGCGACTGCCAGCTCTTCACTACCAAACTCGCGGATATGGCGGTCAAGCTGGGCGTGGAATTCCGCTTTGGTCAGGACATCCAGCGCCTGGACTTCGCGGGCGACCGCATCAATGGCGTGTGGATCGACGGCAAGCTGGAAACAGCAGACCGTTACGTGCTGGCACTGGGCAGCTATTCGCCGCAGATGCTAAAACCGCTTGGCATCAAGGCACCGGTTTACCCGCTCAAGGGCTACTCGCTGACCGTACCGATCACCAATGCCGACATGGCGCCGACTTCGACCATTCTGGACGAAACCTACAAGGTGGCCATTACCCGTTTCGACAACCGCATCCGCGTTGGCGGCATGGCTGAAATTGCCGGTTTTGACTTGTCACTTAACCCGCGTCGACGTGAAACGCTGGAGATGATCGTCAACGACCTTTATCCTCGTGGCGGCGACCTGAGCCAAGCCAGTTTCTGGACCGGCCTGCGCCCGGCAACACCGGACGGTACGCCGATTGTGGGTGCCACCAAGTTCCGCAACCTGTACTTGAACACTGGCCACGGAACGCTGGGCTGGACCATGGCATGCGGCTCCGGCCGTTTGCTGGCGGACCTGATTGCGCGCAAGAAGCCGCAGATCAGCGCCGAGGGGTTGGACATTTCCCGGTATGGCAACAGCCGTGAAGTGGCCAAGCATGGCCAGACGGCGCCTGTTCATCAGCAATAG
- a CDS encoding DUF1127 domain-containing protein has product MGGMSDVRLQLLAKELEAGEQAKVFNAPAGLGRWGLMLHRWHTRRALLQLDDEQLRDIGLSRDQAREEGVKPFWKD; this is encoded by the coding sequence ATGGGTGGCATGAGCGATGTGCGTTTGCAACTGTTGGCCAAGGAGCTGGAAGCGGGGGAGCAGGCCAAGGTCTTCAATGCCCCGGCAGGGCTTGGCCGATGGGGGCTGATGCTGCACCGCTGGCACACCCGCAGGGCGTTGCTGCAACTGGATGATGAGCAATTGCGCGATATTGGTTTGAGTAGGGACCAGGCCAGGGAAGAGGGCGTCAAACCCTTTTGGAAGGACTGA
- a CDS encoding acetyl-CoA hydrolase/transferase C-terminal domain-containing protein — MHLCSTELAVEQVLARLPAHIHMGLPLGLGKPNAFVNALYKRVRELPERRLTIYTALSLGRPPLGDGLQRRFLEPFIDRVFADYEELDYLADLRNDSLPPNIRVEQFFMQPGSLMHSEPAQQDYVSSNYSHAARDINAKGLNLVAQLVATTPERPNHLSLACNPDITLDLLPMITKRRAAGETILMLGQVHAELPYMPGDAELAIDAFDLLLDEPEQRRLFSTPNMPVTTQDHCIGLYASTLVRDGGTLQIGIGAMGDAVTAALLARQGDNGGYRALMDELDAGPWHDMIEREGGLDAFAQGLYGCSEMFVNGLLVLAEAGVVRRPADEQGVLVHGGFFLGPRAFYQRLREMPLEQRAHFMMTRISFINELYGQEELKRRQRRDARFINTAFGMTLLGAGVADQLEDGRVLSGVGGQYNFVAQGHALEGGRSILLLRSWREAGGEVSSNLLWQYGHCTIPRHLRDIVVTEYGIADLRGQTDSEVIARLLAITDSRFQAGLIEQAKDAGKLAKGFELDARYADNTPERLEAIHARHSRLFPEYPLGTDFTPEERDLLRALNWLKSKFRLSEVLELGKAAIDAPGPGGYEAHLARMRLGDPQGLKEEMYRRLLLAGLAATA, encoded by the coding sequence ATGCATCTCTGCTCCACCGAACTGGCTGTCGAGCAAGTCCTGGCGCGCCTGCCTGCCCATATACACATGGGCCTGCCGCTGGGCCTTGGCAAACCCAACGCGTTCGTGAATGCGTTGTACAAACGGGTTCGCGAATTGCCTGAGCGCCGTCTGACCATCTACACCGCCCTCAGCCTCGGTCGCCCGCCACTGGGCGATGGCCTGCAACGGCGCTTCCTCGAACCCTTCATCGATCGCGTATTTGCCGATTACGAAGAGCTCGACTACCTCGCGGACCTGCGCAATGACAGCCTGCCGCCGAACATCCGCGTCGAGCAGTTTTTCATGCAGCCCGGCAGCCTGATGCACAGCGAGCCCGCGCAGCAGGACTACGTCAGCAGCAACTACAGCCATGCAGCCCGCGATATCAACGCCAAGGGTTTGAACCTGGTCGCGCAACTGGTTGCCACCACGCCCGAGCGCCCGAATCACCTGAGCCTCGCCTGTAACCCCGACATCACTCTCGACCTGTTGCCGATGATCACCAAGCGCCGCGCCGCTGGCGAAACCATCCTGATGCTCGGCCAGGTCCACGCTGAACTGCCTTACATGCCCGGCGATGCCGAGCTGGCGATCGATGCCTTCGACCTGTTGCTCGATGAGCCGGAGCAACGCCGCTTGTTCTCGACGCCCAACATGCCGGTCACCACCCAGGACCACTGCATCGGCCTTTATGCGAGCACGCTGGTGCGCGATGGCGGCACACTGCAGATCGGCATTGGCGCAATGGGCGATGCCGTTACGGCAGCGTTGCTGGCGAGGCAGGGCGATAACGGTGGCTACCGTGCGCTCATGGATGAGCTGGACGCTGGCCCGTGGCACGACATGATCGAGCGGGAAGGGGGGCTGGATGCCTTCGCCCAAGGCTTGTACGGCTGCAGTGAAATGTTCGTCAACGGCCTGCTGGTGCTGGCCGAAGCCGGTGTGGTGCGGCGCCCGGCTGACGAACAGGGTGTACTGGTGCATGGCGGCTTTTTCCTGGGGCCGCGTGCGTTCTACCAACGGCTGCGAGAGATGCCGCTTGAGCAGCGCGCGCATTTCATGATGACGCGCATCAGCTTCATCAACGAGCTGTATGGGCAGGAGGAACTGAAACGCCGGCAGCGGCGCGACGCACGCTTCATCAACACGGCCTTCGGCATGACCCTGCTGGGTGCGGGGGTGGCCGACCAGCTGGAGGACGGGCGTGTGCTCAGCGGCGTGGGCGGGCAATACAACTTCGTTGCCCAGGGCCATGCATTGGAAGGTGGGCGTTCCATCCTGTTGCTGCGCAGTTGGCGCGAGGCCGGTGGGGAAGTGAGCTCAAACCTGCTTTGGCAGTACGGCCACTGCACGATCCCCCGGCACCTGCGCGATATCGTGGTGACCGAATACGGCATTGCTGACTTGCGAGGGCAAACTGACAGTGAAGTGATTGCGCGCTTGCTCGCCATCACCGACTCAAGGTTCCAGGCTGGGCTGATCGAGCAGGCAAAGGATGCTGGCAAACTGGCCAAGGGCTTCGAGCTTGATGCGCGTTACGCAGACAACACGCCCGAGCGGCTGGAGGCGATTCATGCCCGGCATTCGAGGTTGTTCCCGGAATATCCGCTTGGGACCGATTTCACTCCAGAGGAGCGTGATTTGCTGCGGGCGCTGAACTGGTTGAAGAGCAAGTTCAGGTTGAGTGAGGTGCTGGAATTAGGCAAGGCGGCAATCGATGCGCCAGGGCCGGGAGGGTATGAGGCGCACTTGGCGCGGATGCGGCTTGGTGATCCGCAGGGGTTGAAAGAGGAAATGTACCGACGGCTTTTGCTAGCGGGGCTTGCTGCGACCGCGTAG
- the alr gene encoding alanine racemase, protein MRPARALIDLQALRHNYRLARELTGAKALAVIKADAYGHGAVRCALALEAEADGFAVACIEEALELRAAGIKAPVLLLEGFFEASELALIAEHDLWCVVHSLWQLEAIEQTPVHKPLTLWLKLDSGMHRVGLHPKDYHEAYQRLLASGKVSRIVLMSHFARADEPEADATAQQIAVFEAARQGLAAECSLRNSPGVLAWPQAPSDWVRPGIMLYGATPFEVQQPHAARLQPVMTLQSRVISVRELPAGEPVGYGAKYISSRPTRVGVVAMGYADGYPRHAPTGTPVMVAGKRSQLIGRVSMDMLCIDLTDVPEATIGSPVELWGKQVLASDVALHAETIPYEIFCNLKRVPLDYHGE, encoded by the coding sequence ATGCGCCCCGCCCGTGCCCTGATCGACCTTCAAGCCCTCCGCCACAACTACCGCCTCGCCCGTGAGCTCACCGGTGCCAAAGCCTTAGCCGTGATCAAGGCCGATGCCTACGGCCACGGAGCCGTACGCTGCGCCCTGGCCCTGGAGGCTGAAGCGGATGGCTTTGCCGTGGCCTGTATCGAAGAAGCGCTGGAGCTGCGCGCCGCTGGCATCAAAGCCCCGGTCTTGTTGCTTGAGGGCTTTTTCGAAGCCAGCGAACTGGCGTTGATCGCCGAACATGACCTGTGGTGCGTGGTGCATTCGCTGTGGCAATTGGAAGCAATTGAACAAACTCCGGTGCACAAGCCTCTGACCCTCTGGCTGAAACTCGACAGCGGCATGCATCGTGTCGGCTTGCATCCCAAGGACTACCACGAGGCTTACCAGCGCTTGTTGGCCAGCGGCAAAGTCTCGCGCATCGTGCTGATGAGCCACTTCGCCCGCGCTGACGAGCCGGAGGCCGATGCCACCGCCCAGCAAATCGCCGTGTTCGAAGCAGCACGCCAAGGCCTGGCCGCCGAATGCAGCCTGCGCAATTCGCCGGGCGTATTGGCTTGGCCACAAGCGCCAAGCGACTGGGTACGGCCTGGCATCATGCTGTACGGCGCTACCCCGTTCGAGGTGCAACAGCCCCACGCCGCGCGCCTGCAGCCAGTGATGACCCTGCAATCCCGGGTTATCAGCGTGCGAGAGTTGCCGGCCGGCGAGCCGGTCGGCTACGGCGCCAAATACATCAGCTCGCGACCGACCCGGGTTGGCGTGGTCGCAATGGGCTATGCCGACGGCTACCCACGCCATGCGCCTACCGGTACCCCGGTGATGGTGGCCGGCAAACGCAGCCAGCTGATCGGCCGGGTTTCCATGGACATGCTGTGCATCGACCTCACCGACGTACCCGAAGCCACCATCGGCAGCCCGGTCGAACTGTGGGGCAAGCAAGTACTGGCCAGCGACGTGGCCCTGCACGCTGAAACCATTCCGTACGAAATATTCTGCAACCTGAAGCGCGTGCCGCTGGACTATCACGGCGAATAA
- a CDS encoding cupin domain-containing protein, whose translation MDVGERLQAIRKLKGLSQRELAKRAGVTNSTISMIEKNSVSPSISSLRKVLSGIPMSMVEFFSVELEPESPTQVVYKAHELIDISDGAVTMKLVGKSHPNRAIAFLNEVYPPGADTGEEMLTHDGEETGILLEGRLELVVGNEIFILEEGDSYYFESTRPHRFRNPFDQPARLISAATPSNF comes from the coding sequence TTGGACGTCGGCGAACGACTGCAAGCCATCCGCAAGCTCAAGGGCCTTTCCCAGCGTGAGCTGGCCAAACGCGCTGGCGTAACCAACAGCACCATCTCGATGATCGAGAAAAACAGCGTGAGCCCCTCCATCAGCTCGCTGCGCAAGGTGCTGAGCGGTATTCCGATGTCGATGGTGGAGTTCTTCTCGGTTGAGCTGGAGCCTGAAAGCCCCACTCAGGTCGTTTACAAGGCCCACGAGCTGATCGACATTTCCGATGGCGCGGTCACCATGAAACTGGTGGGCAAGTCGCACCCTAACCGGGCGATTGCATTTCTCAACGAGGTATACCCACCGGGTGCAGATACCGGCGAAGAAATGCTCACCCATGACGGCGAAGAAACCGGCATTTTGCTTGAAGGCCGCCTGGAACTGGTGGTCGGCAACGAGATCTTCATCCTCGAAGAAGGCGACAGCTACTACTTCGAAAGCACCCGCCCGCACCGTTTTCGCAACCCGTTCGACCAGCCTGCCAGGCTGATCAGTGCAGCCACGCCATCGAATTTTTGA